One window from the genome of Musa acuminata AAA Group cultivar baxijiao chromosome BXJ1-4, Cavendish_Baxijiao_AAA, whole genome shotgun sequence encodes:
- the LOC135666090 gene encoding sphingosine kinase 2-like, with protein MADKTETSVPTLTERVRIDGAPAKASLAADGTLRWSSGEGGERCLALESEGLGLDVVGRRITIRAFVGALKGLSSCGGRRGAGKRVRRDHVLEMPTEELASRWSERMRAYIDSLGRPKRLLIIVNPFGGNKSARKIFDTEIKPLLADAEVLYTLKETKYQLHAQEIANTMDLIKYDGIVCVSGDGVLVEVVNGLLHREDWDTAIQVPLGVIPAGTGNGMAKSLLDAAGEVYSVSNATFSIIRGYRRTLDVVTISQEKTKFFSVLMLTWGLVADIDIESEKYRWMGSARLDFYSLLRIINLRKYNGHVQFVPAPGYEAYGEPINQTNCCSSNTMLYKDDQGDEANVRPCGYQGPSISLDGCEWRSIDGPFISVWINNVPWASEDIMPAPNAKFSDGYLDAVIIKECPKSALLSLMLKMSDGSYCKSPYVMYLKVKAFRLEPGKQVGHPTKGGIIDSDGEVIARGDDLHCEDQQQNLMMAYGPPIQMTVDQGLATIFSPR; from the exons GGCGGCCGACGGGACGCTGCGGTGGAGCTCCGGCGAAGGCGGGGAACGGTGCCTGGCACTGGAGTCGGAGGGGCTGGGCCTGGACGTGGTGGGGCGCAGGATCACGATCCGGGCCTTCGTTGGGGCGCTCAAGGGGTTGTCTTCTTGCGGCGGGCGGCGTGGCGCCGGCAAGAGGGTGAGGAGGGATCATGTGTTGGAGATGCCCACCGAAGAGTTGGCGTCCAGGTGGAGCGAGAGGATGAGGGCTTACATCGATTCCCTTG GTCGGCCAAAGCGGTTATTGATAATTGTAAACCCATTTGGTGGAAATAAAAGTGCACGAAAGATTTTTGACACAGAAATTAAGCCCCTTCTAGCGGATGCTGAAGTCCTTTATACCTTGAAAG AAACTAAGTATCAGCTCCATGCTCAAGAAATTGCTAACACCATGGATCTTATAAAATACGATGGAATTGTGTGTGTCAGTGGTGATGGTGTTCTTGTAGAG GTTGTTAATGGTTTATTGCACAGGGAAGACTGGGATACTGCAATTCAGGTACCGCTTGGGGTAATTCCAGCAG GTACGGGGAATGGTATGGCAAAATCACTTCTAGATGCAGCTGGTGAAGTTTACTCTGTTTCCAATGCCACATTTTCTATTATTAGAG GTTATAGACGCACCCTTGATGTTGTTACCATCTCCCAAGAAAAGACTAAGTTTTTCAGTGTCTTGATGCTTACCTGGG GTTTGGTGGCAGATATTGATATTGAATCTGAGAAGTATAGGTGGATGGGAAGTGCTCGCTTGGACTTTTAT TCTCTTCTTCGCATAATTAATTTGCGAAAGTACAATGGGCATGTTCAATTTGTTCCAGCACCTGGATATGAAGCATATGGAGAACCAATAAATCAAACCAACTGTTGCAGTAGCAACACTATGCTTTACAAGGACGACCAAGGAGATGAAGCTAATGTTAGGCCATGTGGCTACCAAGGCCCTTCAATTTCCCTGGATGGATGTGAATGGAGGTCTATTGATGGCCCTTTTATTTCGGTTTGGATCAACAACGTGCCATGGGCAAGTGAAGATATTATGCCGGCACCCAATGCCAAG TTCTCTGATGGCTACTTGGACGCAGTCATTATCAAAGAATGTCCAAAGTCGGCTCTTTTGTCACTGATGCTGAAGATGAGTGATGGAAGTTATTGCAAGTCTCCGTATGTCATGTATCTCAAG GTCAAAGCATTCCGATTAGAGCCAGGTAAGCAGGTAGGACATCCCACGAAGGGTGGCATCATCGACTCTGATGGCGAAGTTATTGCTAGGGGTGATGATCTCCATTGTGAAGATCAACAACAGAATCTGATGATGGCTTATGGTCCTCCCATCCAAATGACGGTGGATCAGGGCTTAGCTACAATCTTCTCACCCAGATGA